Proteins encoded within one genomic window of Camelina sativa cultivar DH55 chromosome 19, Cs, whole genome shotgun sequence:
- the LOC104763811 gene encoding UPF0725 protein At3g44770, protein MADTLQRMLESGELTKEKLFSFMRGLDSDDKVVGGCTSEKKVIEEKAVKRIDNRKSLKQLLDMRFLSAEESYNLLRQIEEEEGEEEEEVDERYHDQILDSQFFDIDRDVRVPRLIGVLQFYFGDKEEEQPPPEMVLYGQLAVHWFNFEHNRNLKFIRLPKLNTQHPFSVSYYITVEVEDEDEDVDAAADSSPSSLTLQTMVKRPFGAFLEAMMEVMIEVCRIKPTTTANQLDFQHFMIGWVDASYRECMPTFLSESPEEAADDQRFYEVPDEDIRKNDWLRLYAHFALFKVCEAGSHAFPPKEMELKKILVQTRVTTTQYDHDDDDDDDDDDDDDDDDVEPPSPILNPIDAKSMNAIFHISFKANCRDYTSVVRRTVDGFSGHMHLEVNTTEIDCFSP, encoded by the exons atggcggATACTCTGCAGCGGATGTTGGAAAGCGGAGAGCTAACGAAGGAAAAATTGTTCTCTTTTATGCGGGGATTAGATTCCGATGATAAAGTAGTGGGTGGATGCACATCTGAGAag AAAGTGATTGAGGAAAAAGCTGTTAAACGAATCGACAACAGGAAATCTCTGAAGCAGTTGTTGGACATGCGGTTTCTATCTGCTGAGGAAAGCTACAATCTTTTACGCCAaatagaagaagaggaaggtgaagaagaggaagaagtagaCGAAAGGTACCACGACCAAATCCTTGATTCTCAG TTTTTCGATATCGATCGTGACGTTCGTGTCCCACGTTTGATCGGAgtcttacaattttattttgggGACAAGGAGGAAGAACAACCACCTCCCGAAATGGTTCTCTACGGCCAGTTGGCTGTTCATTGGTTCAACTTTGAGCACAATAGGAACTTGAAGTTCATACGCTTACCAAAATTGAATACCCAACATCCGTTTTctgtatcctactatattacTGTAGAGGttgaagatgaggatgaagatgttgatgctGCTGCTGATTCGTCTCCGTCGTCTCTCACTCTGCAAACTATGGTCAAAAGACCTTTTGGTGCCTTTTTGGAAGCTATGATGGAAGTTATGATTGAAGTCTGCAGAATCAAACCCACCACAAcag CGAATCAGCTAGACTTCCAGCACTTCATGATTGGTTGGGTAGATGCGTCTTACAGAGAATGTATGCCTACCTTTTTGTCTGAATCGCCAGAAGAAGCAGCTGATGATCAGAGATTCTACGAGGTTCCGGACGAGGACATTCGTAAAAATGATTGGCTTCGTCTGTATGCCCACTTTGCACTTTTCAAAGTTTGCGAGGCTGGATCTCATGCTTTCCCGCCAAAGGAGATGGAGTTGAAGAAGATACTTGTGCAAACACGAGTAACAACAACTCAatatgatcatgatgatgatgatgatgatgatgatgatgatgatgatgatgatgatgatgttgagcCGCCGTCTCCGATTCTCAATCCCATTGATGCCAAGTCTATGAATGCCATCTTCCACATAAGCTTCAAGGCCAACTGTCGCGACTACACATCCGTAGTAAGGAGAACTGTAGATGGGTTTTCAGGACATATGCACCTCGAAGTCAACACCACGGAGATTGATTGCTTCTCTCCTTAA
- the LOC109131031 gene encoding stress-induced protein KIN2-like, translating into MDNKQNVSYQAGQATGQTKEKAGGMMDKAKDAAGSAQESLQQTGQQVKEKAQGAADVVKDKTGMNKNN; encoded by the exons ATGGACAACAAGCAAAACGTGAGCTACCAAGCCGGTCAAGCCACTGGCCAGACTAag GAGAAGGCAGGTGGTATGATGGACAAGGCTAAGGATGCTGCTGGTTCCGCTCAAGAATCCTTGCAACAA ACGGGACAACAAGTGAAGGAGAAGGCACAAGGAGCTGCTGATGTCGTCAAGGACAAGACCGGCATGAACAAAAACAACTAA
- the LOC104763809 gene encoding S-adenosylmethionine decarboxylase proenzyme 1-like, with protein sequence MALSAIGFEGYEKRLEVSFFEPSIFQDSKGLGLRALTKSQLDDILTPAACTIVSSLSNDQLDSYVLSESSFFVYPYKVIIKTCGTTKLLLSIPPLLKLAGELSLSVKSVKYTRGSFLCPGGQPFPHRSFSEEVSVLDEHFVHLGLNSVAYLMGNDDETKKWHVYAASAQDSGNCNNNVYTLEMCMTGLDREKALVFYKDESDKTGSMTDNSGIRKILPKSQICDFEFEPCGYSMNSIEGDAISTIHVTPEDGFSYASFEAVGYDFNTMDLSQLVTRVLSCFEPKQFSVAVHSSVGVNAYKPEISVDLEDYGCRERTFESLGEESGTVMYQTFEKLGKYCGSPRSTLKCEWSSNNSCSSEDEKDEGI encoded by the coding sequence ATGGCCTTATCTGCAATCGGTTTCGAAGGTTACGAGAAACGGCTCGAGGTTTCTTTCTTTGAGCCTAGCATCTTTCAAGACTCCAAGGGACTTGGGCTCCGTGCTCTAACCAAGTCCCAGCTTGATGATATTCTCACTCCTGCTGCTTGCACGATCGTTTCATCTCTCTCCAACGATCAATTGGACTCTTACGTGCTCTCTGAGTCCAGCTTCTTTGTCTACCCCTACAAAGTCATCATCAAGACTTGCGGTACCACTAAGCTCCTCCTCTCTATCCCGCCACTTCTTAAGCTTGCTGGTGAGCTCTCTCTGAGTGTCAAGTCTGTCAAGTACACTCGTGGCTCCTTCCTCTGCCCTGGAGGCCAGCCTTTCCCTCATCGCAGCTTCTCTGAAGAAGTCTCTGTTCTTGATGAGCACTTTGTTCACCTGGGTTTGAACAGCGTGGCCTACTTGATGGGCAATGATGATGAGACTAAGAAATGGCACGTCTATGCTGCCTCTGCCCAGGACTCTGGCAACTGCAACAACAATGTCTACACGCTTGAGATGTGCATGACGGGTCTCGACAGAGAGAAAGCTCTCGTCTTCTACAAGGATGAATCTGACAAGACCGGGTCCATGACTGACAACTCCGGAATCAGAAAGATCCTTCCCAAGTCCCAGATCTGCGACTTTGAATTCGAGCCCTGTGGCTACTCTATGAACTCAATTGAAGGAGATGCAATCTCCACGATCCATGTGACCCCCGAGGATGGGTTTAGCTACGCTAGCTTCGAAGCTGTGGGTTATGACTTCAACACTATGGACCTGAGCCAGCTGGTGACAAGGGTTCTCTCTTGCTTTGAGCCCAAGCAGTTCTCTGTGGCTGTGCACTCGAGCGTTGGAGTGAACGCGTACAAGCCAGAGATCAGTGTAGACTTGGAAGACTATGGGTGCAGAGAGAGGACATTTGAGTCTCTAGGAGAAGAGAGTGGAACAGTGATGTATCAGACGTTTGAGAAACTTGGTAAGTACTGTGGATCGCCTAGATCTACCTTGAAGTGTGAATGGAGCAGCAACAATAGCTGCAGCAGCGAGGACGAGAAGGACGAGGGAATCTAG
- the LOC104763808 gene encoding ecotropic viral integration site 5 protein homolog: MSRKRTENDSVSGPVVTSHAPVDRFGFLKQEHGNSPERFSKTRTTSSTDHDNREERKVRKWRKMIGVGGSDWKHYVRRKPNIVKRRIRKGIPDCLRGLVWQLISGSRDLLLMNPGVYEQLVIYETSASELDIIRDISRTFPSHVFFQKRHGPGQRSLYNVLKAYSVYDRDVGYVQGMGFIAGLLLLYMSEEDAFWLLVALLKGAVHAPMEGLYHAGLPLVQQYLFQLESLVKELIPKLGEHFTEEMINPSMYASQWFITVFSYSFPFPLALRIWDVFLSEGVKIVFKVGLALLKYCQDELVKLPFEKLIHALKQFPEDAMNPDTLLPLAYSIKVSKRLEELKLDYEKTNAKPVQP, translated from the exons ATGAGTAGAAAAAGAACCGAAAACGACAGTGTATCAGGACCAGTCGTCACTTCTCATGCTCCGGTTGATAGATTCGGGTTCCTGAAGCAAGAACATGGCAATTCTCCAGAGCGTTTTAGCAAGACTAGAACTACATCATCCACTGATCATGACAACAG AGAGGAGAGAAAGGTGAGAAAATGGAGGAAGATGATTGGGGTTGGAGGTAGTGACTGGAAGCATTACGTTAGGAGAAAACCTAATATTGTCAAAAGGCGTATACGAAAAGGGATCCCAGATTGTTTACGAGGTCTAGTTTGGCAGCTAATTTCAGGAAGTAGAGACCTTTTGCTTATGAATCCTGGTGTTTATGAG CAATTGGTGATTTATGAAACATCAGCATCAGAACTTGATATCATTCGAGACATATCCCGTACTTTCCCATCACATGTTTTCTTTCAGAAGAGACATGGACCTGGGCAAAGATCTTTATACAATGTCCTTAAGGCATACTCGGTTTATGACAGAGATGTTGGATATGTTCAG GGAATGGGGTTTATAGCCGGTTTGTTGCTTCTTTATATGAGCGAAGAAGATGCGTTCTGGCTATTGGTTGCATTACTAAAAGGAGCTGTTCATGCTCCAATGGAAGGACTGTATCAT GCAGGGCTTCCTCTTGTACAGCAATATCTATTTCAGTTAGAAAGCTTGGTAAAAGAGCTAATTCCAAAGCTTGGAGAACATTTTACTGAAGAAATGATCAATCCGAGTATGTATGCAAGTCAATGGTTCATCACCGTCTTCTCTTATTCATTTCCTTTTCCTTTGGCTCTACGGATATGGGATGTGTTTCTCTCCGAG GGTGTTAAAATCGTGTTCAAAGTCGGCTTAGCATTGTTGAAGTATTGCCAAGATGAGTTG GTAAAATTAccatttgaaaaattaatacatGCTCTGAAACAATTCCCGGAAGACGCAATGAATCCAGATACCTTGCTTCCATTGGCCTACTCTATTaag GTATCAAAGCGTTTGGAAGAACTGAAACTGGACTATGAAAAGACTAATGCCAAACCGGTTCAACCATAG
- the LOC104763807 gene encoding uncharacterized protein LOC104763807, with protein MNGRIPNPLSPKSPIMSPSLRSVFAQVQRKSRSAGGSSRNVSSSARSNNEIPFVVWLFTRGVGLAIGYASVHFSFRELASEIVDNRQKEIKKKKESFEEERKWVSDLLASRGKSQCC; from the exons ATGAACGGAAGAATACCAAACCCTCTAAGCCCCAAGTCCCCGATCATGTCGCCGAGTCTGAGATCCGTCTTTGCGCAG GTACAACGGAAGTCGAGATCCGCGGGTGGTTCTAGCCGGAATGTCTCTTCATCGGCCCGTAGCAACAACG AAATACCATTTGTCGTGTGGTTATTTACTCGAGGTGTAGGCCTAGCTATTGGATATGCCTCAG TTCATTTCTCGTTTCGGGAACTTGCATCGGAAATTGTGGATAACCGGCAGAAG gaaatcaaaaagaaaaaagaatcgtTCGAGGAAGAGAGAAAGTGGGTGTCTGATCTTTTGGCGTCCCGTGGAAAATCCCAGTGTTGTTAA